A window from Populus trichocarpa isolate Nisqually-1 chromosome 3, P.trichocarpa_v4.1, whole genome shotgun sequence encodes these proteins:
- the LOC7460208 gene encoding zinc finger CCCH domain-containing protein 53 isoform X2 has product MDAYEATRIVFSRIQNLDPENASKIMGLLLIQDHGEKEMIRLAFGPEALVHSVILKARKELGLSSPTNLSTSPSSPSHLYSSNPIAISRQNSSSTSRLGFNIPPSLAIPNPSSNNSSSWSDLPNPDDLMISPNDSSLNPASVPFYANGVRGGESDLMDEFQLQDQLSFLNDNSQNLGPKSSDLFYPQLDALSSPTGASDSMMFPSYWGGSVHRRSCSVSDVLGSEDPNSGFGWRPCLYFARGYCKNGSNCRFVHGGLGELDGAGVVSSPNGNNKIDMMDQCHELLRSKSAHQQRLAAASQLMSGSAASFPYSPKSMNFLLQQQQNDSQRAAATALMMGEDMHKFGRSRLDRNDLVNPASRQIYLTFPADSTFREEDVSNYFSIYGPVQDVRIPYQQKRMFGFVTFVYPETVKIILAKGNPHFVCDARVLVKPYKEKGKVPDKKQQQQQVERGEFSPCGTPTGLDSRDPFDLQLGARMFYNTQDMLWRRKLEEQADLQQALELQSRRLMSLQLLDVKKHHHRALSNGSPVPSPTHSPNIFNHSLAFPPLHSSTEVPQENCSSSMPATSVTAPPEKQISNATSGKEYTSSEENGSGKESSHGEDSDLQESLEHNLPDSPFASPTKGTGDYYSAFINGLTEAREKDASIPTSTSANNNLVPSSLISPNSSLEMASFKSFNCQIPRFSSGHGAIGMYASTDGPTCPVGI; this is encoded by the exons ATGGATGCTTATGAAGCAACAAGAATAGTTTTCTCAAGAATCCAAAATCTAGACCCAGAAAATGCTTCAAAGATCATGGGTCTTCTTTTGATTCAAGACCATGGTGAAAAGGAAATGATTAGGTTAGCTTTTGGACCAGAAGCACTTGTTCACTCAGTGATCCTTAAAGCCAGGAAAGAACTAGGACTAAGCTCTCCGACAAACCTTTCTACAAGTCCTTCCTCTCCTTCTCATCTTTACTCAAGCAACCCAATAGCCATCTCTAGACAAAATAGTTCTTCAACTTCAAGACTTGGGTTTAATATCCCACCTTCACTTGCTATCCCAAACCCTTcatcaaataattcttcttcttGGAGTGACCTTCCAAACCCAGATGACTTGATGATTAGTCCTAATGATAGCTCACTCAATCCTGCTTCAGTGCCTTTCTATGCTAATGGAGTAAGAGGTGGAGAGTCTGATTTGATGGATGAGTTTCAGCTCCAAGACCAGCTTTCATTCTTAAATGATAATTCACAAAATCTCGGTCCAAAAAGTTCAGATCTTTTTTACCCTCAACTTGATGCTCTATCAAGTCCAACTGGTGCTAGTGATTCTATGATGTTTCCTTCTTACTGGGGTGGGTCTGTGCACAGAAGGAGCTGCTCTGTCAGTGATGTTTTGGGGTCTGAGGATCCAAATTCAGGGTTTGGATGGAGACCATGTCTTTACTTTGCTAGAGGGTACTGTAAGAATGGAAGTAATTGTAGGTTTGTTCATGGTGGGCTTGGAGAACTAGATGGTGCAGGTGTTGTCAGTTCACCCAATGGCAACAACAAGATTGATATGATGGACCAGTGCCATGAGTTGCTTAGATCTAAGTCTGCTCACCAGCAAAGGTTAGCTGCTGCTTCTCAGCTCATGAGTGGCTCTGCTGCTTCTTTTCCTTACTCTCCTAAAAGCATGAACTTTCTTCTTCAACAGCAGCAAAATGATAGCCAGAG gGCTGCCGCTACTGCTTTGATGATGGGGGAGGACATGCACAAATTTGGAAGATCTAGGCTTGACAGGAATGATTTGGTTAATCCTGCTTCAAGGCAGATCTACTTGACTTTCCCAGCGGATAGCACTTTTAGAGAGGAAGACGTGTCAAATTATTTCAG TATTTATGGGCCAGTGCAAGATGTGAGGATTCCTTATCAGCAGAAGAGGATGTTTGGATTTGTTACCTTTGTTTATCCAGAGACGGTGAAGATAATCTTGGCCAAAGGGAATCCTCATTTTGTTTGTGATGCAAGGGTGCTTGTTAAGCCATACAAAGAGAAAGGCAAAGTCCCAGACAA GaagcaacagcagcaacaagtTGAGAGGGGTGAGTTCTCACCTTGCGGTACTCCTACTGGTCTTGATTCAAGAGATCCCTTTGATCTCCAGCTTG GTGCAAGAATGTTTTACAATACTCAAGACATGCTGTGGAGGAGGAAGCTAGAGGAGCAAGCTGATTTGCAGCAAGCCCTTGAGCTTCAAAGTAGAAGATTAATGAGCTTGCAGCTTCTTGATGTCAAGAAACATCATCACAGGGCTCTTTCCAATGGCAGCCCTGTCCCCTCTCCTACTCACTCTCCCAATATTTTCAATCACTCTCTTGCCTTCCCTCCACTCCACAGCAGCACCGAAGTTCCACAGG AGAATTGTTCTAGCTCAATGCCAGCCACGTCAGTGACTGCCCCGCCTGAAAAACAGATATCAAATGCTACTTCTGGTAAAGAATATACTAGCAGTGAAGAGAACGGCAGTGGAAAAGAGAGCTCCCATGGTGAAGACAGTGATTTACAAGAAAG TTTGGAGCACAACCTCCCTGACAGTCCCTTTGCATCTCCAACAAAAGGCACCGGGGACTATTACTCTGCCTTCATCAATGGACTTACTGAGGCCCGTGAGAAGGATGCTAGCATCCCAACTTCAACTTCTGCTAACAATAATTTGGTCCCCTCAAGTCTAATCTCTCCTAATTCTTCACTGGAAATGGCATCCTTCAAATCCTTCAATTGCCAAATCCCTAG GTTTTCATCTGGGCATGGAGCAATTGGGATGTATGCCAGCACAGATGGACCTACCTGTCCCGTTGGAATTTAG
- the LOC7460208 gene encoding zinc finger CCCH domain-containing protein 53 isoform X1: MDAYEATRIVFSRIQNLDPENASKIMGLLLIQDHGEKEMIRLAFGPEALVHSVILKARKELGLSSPTNLSTSPSSPSHLYSSNPIAISRQNSSSTSRLGFNIPPSLAIPNPSSNNSSSWSDLPNPDDLMISPNDSSLNPASVPFYANGVRGGESDLMDEFQLQDQLSFLNDNSQNLGPKSSDLFYPQLDALSSPTGASDSMMFPSYWGGSVHRRSCSVSDVLGSEDPNSGFGWRPCLYFARGYCKNGSNCRFVHGGLGELDGAGVVSSPNGNNKIDMMDQCHELLRSKSAHQQRLAAASQLMSGSAASFPYSPKSMNFLLQQQQNDSQRAAATALMMGEDMHKFGRSRLDRNDLVNPASRQIYLTFPADSTFREEDVSNYFSIYGPVQDVRIPYQQKRMFGFVTFVYPETVKIILAKGNPHFVCDARVLVKPYKEKGKVPDKYRKQQQQQVERGEFSPCGTPTGLDSRDPFDLQLGARMFYNTQDMLWRRKLEEQADLQQALELQSRRLMSLQLLDVKKHHHRALSNGSPVPSPTHSPNIFNHSLAFPPLHSSTEVPQENCSSSMPATSVTAPPEKQISNATSGKEYTSSEENGSGKESSHGEDSDLQESLEHNLPDSPFASPTKGTGDYYSAFINGLTEAREKDASIPTSTSANNNLVPSSLISPNSSLEMASFKSFNCQIPRFSSGHGAIGMYASTDGPTCPVGI, from the exons ATGGATGCTTATGAAGCAACAAGAATAGTTTTCTCAAGAATCCAAAATCTAGACCCAGAAAATGCTTCAAAGATCATGGGTCTTCTTTTGATTCAAGACCATGGTGAAAAGGAAATGATTAGGTTAGCTTTTGGACCAGAAGCACTTGTTCACTCAGTGATCCTTAAAGCCAGGAAAGAACTAGGACTAAGCTCTCCGACAAACCTTTCTACAAGTCCTTCCTCTCCTTCTCATCTTTACTCAAGCAACCCAATAGCCATCTCTAGACAAAATAGTTCTTCAACTTCAAGACTTGGGTTTAATATCCCACCTTCACTTGCTATCCCAAACCCTTcatcaaataattcttcttcttGGAGTGACCTTCCAAACCCAGATGACTTGATGATTAGTCCTAATGATAGCTCACTCAATCCTGCTTCAGTGCCTTTCTATGCTAATGGAGTAAGAGGTGGAGAGTCTGATTTGATGGATGAGTTTCAGCTCCAAGACCAGCTTTCATTCTTAAATGATAATTCACAAAATCTCGGTCCAAAAAGTTCAGATCTTTTTTACCCTCAACTTGATGCTCTATCAAGTCCAACTGGTGCTAGTGATTCTATGATGTTTCCTTCTTACTGGGGTGGGTCTGTGCACAGAAGGAGCTGCTCTGTCAGTGATGTTTTGGGGTCTGAGGATCCAAATTCAGGGTTTGGATGGAGACCATGTCTTTACTTTGCTAGAGGGTACTGTAAGAATGGAAGTAATTGTAGGTTTGTTCATGGTGGGCTTGGAGAACTAGATGGTGCAGGTGTTGTCAGTTCACCCAATGGCAACAACAAGATTGATATGATGGACCAGTGCCATGAGTTGCTTAGATCTAAGTCTGCTCACCAGCAAAGGTTAGCTGCTGCTTCTCAGCTCATGAGTGGCTCTGCTGCTTCTTTTCCTTACTCTCCTAAAAGCATGAACTTTCTTCTTCAACAGCAGCAAAATGATAGCCAGAG gGCTGCCGCTACTGCTTTGATGATGGGGGAGGACATGCACAAATTTGGAAGATCTAGGCTTGACAGGAATGATTTGGTTAATCCTGCTTCAAGGCAGATCTACTTGACTTTCCCAGCGGATAGCACTTTTAGAGAGGAAGACGTGTCAAATTATTTCAG TATTTATGGGCCAGTGCAAGATGTGAGGATTCCTTATCAGCAGAAGAGGATGTTTGGATTTGTTACCTTTGTTTATCCAGAGACGGTGAAGATAATCTTGGCCAAAGGGAATCCTCATTTTGTTTGTGATGCAAGGGTGCTTGTTAAGCCATACAAAGAGAAAGGCAAAGTCCCAGACAAGTACAG GaagcaacagcagcaacaagtTGAGAGGGGTGAGTTCTCACCTTGCGGTACTCCTACTGGTCTTGATTCAAGAGATCCCTTTGATCTCCAGCTTG GTGCAAGAATGTTTTACAATACTCAAGACATGCTGTGGAGGAGGAAGCTAGAGGAGCAAGCTGATTTGCAGCAAGCCCTTGAGCTTCAAAGTAGAAGATTAATGAGCTTGCAGCTTCTTGATGTCAAGAAACATCATCACAGGGCTCTTTCCAATGGCAGCCCTGTCCCCTCTCCTACTCACTCTCCCAATATTTTCAATCACTCTCTTGCCTTCCCTCCACTCCACAGCAGCACCGAAGTTCCACAGG AGAATTGTTCTAGCTCAATGCCAGCCACGTCAGTGACTGCCCCGCCTGAAAAACAGATATCAAATGCTACTTCTGGTAAAGAATATACTAGCAGTGAAGAGAACGGCAGTGGAAAAGAGAGCTCCCATGGTGAAGACAGTGATTTACAAGAAAG TTTGGAGCACAACCTCCCTGACAGTCCCTTTGCATCTCCAACAAAAGGCACCGGGGACTATTACTCTGCCTTCATCAATGGACTTACTGAGGCCCGTGAGAAGGATGCTAGCATCCCAACTTCAACTTCTGCTAACAATAATTTGGTCCCCTCAAGTCTAATCTCTCCTAATTCTTCACTGGAAATGGCATCCTTCAAATCCTTCAATTGCCAAATCCCTAG GTTTTCATCTGGGCATGGAGCAATTGGGATGTATGCCAGCACAGATGGACCTACCTGTCCCGTTGGAATTTAG